The DNA region GGAGAAACGAGGGCTCAATGGGGATGTACCAGTTCCGGACATCGTTTGGGTCCGGGAATATGTGGACGAAGGTTGTATCGTTAACGGGGTAGATGATGTTCGGGTTTTCCAGCGATTTTAAGTCGTTCTTCAACTCCGGGAGAAAGAGGGGGATGCCGACGGTGTTTACCGGCAGGATGTGGAGGTACTCGAGGAGGTGGGGGTTTGCCTTTACGTATTCGCGGGCGTTTGAGGGGAGCATCCGGTAGAGGGCGCAGGACTCGACGTTGTTGTAGCAGTCGTTCCCCTCGTCGATGAACTCCGGTTCGAATGGGAGGGTTACCGTGGCTTCCAGATCTGTCACCATCGATCTCACACCCTTGCGACTGAGACGGGGATCACCTTGATGCCGTAGCCGGGGTGAACCTCGAAACTGACGATGTTCCCGGTGGTTTTGCGGGCGCCGCGGACCTTAACAACCTCGAGCATCATGACGTACTTGCCGCCGACAAGTGCCTTCTTCATGAAGAGGTGGGCATCACAGATTGAGCGGATACGGACAAGGGCATCCTCAACGAAGGCGTAGGTGTGGAGGGTGATCAGGATGGTCTTGCCGTGGTCGACAAGGTTCTTGCAGTTGGTAAAGAATGTGAGGACGGTGTCCTGGGTGGCGTACTCGGTAAAGAGGGTGAGCGAGTCGATGACGATGATCTGGGCTTTCGTCTGCTCCATGAAACCGATCATCCGCTCCAGGGTTCCATGCATCTTCTCCTTCGTCCACTCAAACCCGACGACGTGCATCGGAAATACGCGTAAGTAGCCCCAGGCGAAGTAGTCGGAGATGTCAAGGCTCATCGACTCCATCTGGGTGAGGAAACTCTTGCTCGTGTTCTCTGTCGAGAAGAGGTCGACGTTGAACCCCTGTTTCAGGGCGCCCCAGATGATCTGCTGGGTAAGAACGCTCTTTCCGGTGTCGTTCTCGCCCTCGATGAGGGTGAGCGACTGAAGCGGGAGGCCGTCGGCTATCTTTTTGTCGAGCTCGGAGTTCCCGGTCGAGAGGATACTCTGGTCGGGCATCTCGAGGACGCTTTTCTGGGCATCGACGCTGGTTACCATCTCGATCACCTGGTGATGTATGTTGAGGCTGAGACTCCGTTCGGGGTGACGACCTGGACACAGATGGGGGTTGCATCCTCCTCGAAGGTGACGATGAGGGTGAGGGTC from Methanoculleus receptaculi includes:
- a CDS encoding ATPase domain-containing protein, encoding MVTSVDAQKSVLEMPDQSILSTGNSELDKKIADGLPLQSLTLIEGENDTGKSVLTQQIIWGALKQGFNVDLFSTENTSKSFLTQMESMSLDISDYFAWGYLRVFPMHVVGFEWTKEKMHGTLERMIGFMEQTKAQIIVIDSLTLFTEYATQDTVLTFFTNCKNLVDHGKTILITLHTYAFVEDALVRIRSICDAHLFMKKALVGGKYVMMLEVVKVRGARKTTGNIVSFEVHPGYGIKVIPVSVARV